The genomic interval CGGAGAACTGGAAAAAGAATACGGAGAACTATGCAGGAAGATAAGAGACGGACTTACCGGCAATTATTCTTACGGGAGAAACATTTCTAAAGCAATAAGGGTGATATCTTTGATGCAGGGTTTCCTTGGAATGTCAAAGATCCTGGCGGAAGACGAAGAGTTATACAAAATGCCCGAAACTCAAGGTCCCTGCTGAGAGTACACTTATGAAGGGGATGAGATGGATGTCGGAAAACAACGGAGAAGATAAAAAGCAGAGCAGTCTCCAAAGATATCTATACGCCGCGGATAAAGAGAGACTTCGGACTCTTCTTGAAGAGATGTCACAGATCGCTGCAGCCTCAATTGAAACGGCGGTCGGCGCGCTTAGGTCGGGAGATGCCGTACTGGCTGAAAAAGTTATTGAGGGAGACGACCTGATAGATGAAAAAGAAGAGCAGATCGATCAGGAATGCCTCTATTCGATTGCGATGAGGCAGCCGATGCGCGAGGATCTTCGTTTCGTCTATTCTGTCATGAAGATCATAGTAGACCTTGAAAGGATAGGAGACCAGTCGGTCAATATCGCGATGAACGTAAGGGATCTCCCTGAAGGCATAACTTTTCCCGAAGAGATGATACCTTTTGTTGAAAAAATGGCAGAAGAAAATATAAAAATGATCGGGGAAGTCATGCAAGCCTTCGCCGGAGAGGACGAAACAGTCATATGTACCGCAAGAGAGAGAAGAAAGTTGATAAAGGAGACGAGGAGCAACGCTGTTTCGATGCTTGACAAGATCATTGCCTCTGAAAAGGCCTGCGAAAACGACAGGATGAGACTTTTCTGCACCGTGATACTGACATTGAGACATCTCTCCCGTATCTCCGATCACGTGCTGAACCTTGCAGAGAGGGTATCGTTCATTGCGACGGGGATATCCCCCCTGACGCTTAAAAGGGCGCAGGAAAAAAGTCAGCCGAAAACTTTATTCGATAAAGAGGGCTGAATCTCCCC from Synergistaceae bacterium DZ-S4 carries:
- the phoU gene encoding phosphate signaling complex protein PhoU, coding for MSENNGEDKKQSSLQRYLYAADKERLRTLLEEMSQIAAASIETAVGALRSGDAVLAEKVIEGDDLIDEKEEQIDQECLYSIAMRQPMREDLRFVYSVMKIIVDLERIGDQSVNIAMNVRDLPEGITFPEEMIPFVEKMAEENIKMIGEVMQAFAGEDETVICTARERRKLIKETRSNAVSMLDKIIASEKACENDRMRLFCTVILTLRHLSRISDHVLNLAERVSFIATGISPLTLKRAQEKSQPKTLFDKEG